Genomic DNA from bacterium:
CAATGTCATTGGTTATCAAATTACCTCCCATTGGGATAACTGCTGAATGAATTATGGTGCCTTCTTCATAGACTACTAATTGCGTAGTGGCCGCGCCGATATCTATCAAGACTACCCCGATTTCCCTTTGTTTAGAATCTAAAAAAACTTCACTTTCCGCTAAGGCTGAAAAGACCGGCTCTTTGATACTAAGACCTGTTTGAAAGACGCTTTTTTCCAGATTTCTCAAGGCAGGGGTAGCGGCAGTAATAATGTGGGTCTCTGCTTCCAGTCTTATGCCTGTCATCCCTACCGGATCCTTAATACCTCCTTGTCCGTCTAAGGTAAAGGTTTGGGGGATCACATGGAGTATTTCGCGATTAGTAGGTTGGGCAATAGCTTGAGCTGCCTCAATAACTCTATCTCTATCCTCAGGGGTTATCTCTCCATCAGATCTGGAGACAGCAATTACACCCTTAGAGGTTTGTGATTCAATATGGGCTCCGCCAATAGCTAAAAAAACACTATCAGTTTTAATGCCTGACATTCTTTCTGCTTGTTCTAAAGCTTCGGATATAGAGGAGATGGTGGCTTCTAAATCAACTACCACACCTTTTCTTAAAGAGTGGACTGGAGCATAACCAATACCAACAACATCAATTTGGGCAGTATCAGGTGAAGTTTTACCAATTAGGGTTGCAACCTTGCTTGTGCCTACATCTAAAGTTGTAATAACATCTCGCTTATCCATTGTTTTTATGTTAACAGAAAAAAGGAACTAAATTAAGGTTAGAATTTTGGGGATAAAGATTATGCTTCCTCCTATCAGGGAGACTATAGAAGCAACCAGAACAACACCGGCAAATAGATCTTTGATAAAACGCACTTTACCGTTGTGTTCTTTACAGACTAAATCCAAAATTTTTTCTATAGCGGTATTTATCATTTCTGTAATAATAACTACCCCGATAATTAATGTTAAAAATAGCCACTCCGAAAGAGAAACTTTGAGGACAAAAGCTAAAATTATTGCCAATAGCGCAAACAAAGAGTGAATCTTTAAATTTCGTTCACTTTGCCAACCTTCACTTACTCCCCGAAAA
This window encodes:
- a CDS encoding diacylglycerol kinase family protein, with translation MGKVEEKPSLKKSFACAFRGVSEGWQSERNLKIHSLFALLAIILAFVLKVSLSEWLFLTLIIGVVIITEMINTAIEKILDLVCKEHNGKVRFIKDLFAGVVLVASIVSLIGGSIIFIPKILTLI
- the ftsA gene encoding cell division protein FtsA, translating into MDKRDVITTLDVGTSKVATLIGKTSPDTAQIDVVGIGYAPVHSLRKGVVVDLEATISSISEALEQAERMSGIKTDSVFLAIGGAHIESQTSKGVIAVSRSDGEITPEDRDRVIEAAQAIAQPTNREILHVIPQTFTLDGQGGIKDPVGMTGIRLEAETHIITAATPALRNLEKSVFQTGLSIKEPVFSALAESEVFLDSKQREIGVVLIDIGAATTQLVVYEEGTIIHSAVIPMGGNLITNDIAIGLKTSLEIAEQVKIKYGSALPEEISETQTVDLSQIDPEEKTDTNKKFLAEIIKARLSEILEAVRKELKRIKKDAKLPAGAVFTGGTSQLKGLTELSKEVLKLPSTLGKCQMMIGGLTDKVEDPAFAAALSLLFWAKHHPSAHSAEGFKLFGNIGEKIKELFKTLRP